One window of Leopardus geoffroyi isolate Oge1 chromosome B3, O.geoffroyi_Oge1_pat1.0, whole genome shotgun sequence genomic DNA carries:
- the C2CD4A gene encoding C2 calcium-dependent domain-containing protein 4A: MWCLERLRFGPERRHGILQGRAHQVPALTPAACANVLTPDRIPEFCIPPRLASCTALAALRVSWSEAAEIDYSAAHTDWDPRSQAALSLPHLPRALTAYGFCTLLESPHTRRKESLFLGGPAAAPLVPRDSAPASAPALPAGPRPTPDTPAPPPRARRFLRAPERLLTRALRARTSRGLVRARSVSSGDGDEDEDEERGAVSGPPSKAPSASPPPPPCPGPRPERLEAEGTVALGRSGGALRLAAEYSRASGRLRVRLLGTEGLAAGAAEPPAVCCRVSFVLRPPGQPRSQRSAVVRRSRKAAFHQDVCLDGLSEEQVRRLAVRVKAEQRGRGLERGRPLGQGELLLGSLLLP; encoded by the coding sequence ATGTGGTGCCTGGAGAGGCTCCGCTTTGGTCCTGAGCGCAGGCACGGGATTCTTCAAGGTCGGGCGCACCAAGTCCCGGCCCTCACTCCCGCCGCGTGTGCAAACGTGCTCACCCCGGACCGCATCCCCGAGTTCTGCATCCCCCCACGACTCGCGTCCTGCACGGCCCTGGCTGCACTTCGGGTTTCCTGGAGCGAAGCAGCAGAAATAGACTACAGCGCGGCGCACACGGACTGGGACCCGCGCTCGCAGGCAGCCCTATCGCTGCCGCACCTGCCCCGCGCGCTCACCGCCTACGGCTTCTGCACGCTGCTCGAGAGCCCGCACACCCGCCGCAAGGAGTCGCTCTTCCTCGGGGGCCCTGCAGCCGCCCCGCTCGTGCCCCGGGACTCGGCTCCGGCCTCCGCTCCCGCGCTCCCTGCgggcccccgccccaccccggacacgcccgccccgccgccccgcgcccgccgcTTCCTGCGCGCCCCCGAACGGCTGCTGACCCGCGCGCTGCGGGCCCGGACGAGCCGAGGCCTGGTCCGCGCCCGCTCCGTGTCCAGCGGGGACGGCgacgaggacgaggacgaggagcGCGGCGCCGTCTCGGGGCCCCCTTCCAAGGCCCCCTCCgcgtccccgccgccgccgccctgcCCCGGCCCGCGTCCCGAGCGCCTGGAGGCCGAGGGCACCGTGGCCCTGGGCCGCTCCGGGGGCGCCCTGCGCCTGGCCGCCGAGTACAGTCGGGCCAGCGGGCGGCTCCGCGTCCGGCTGCTGGGCACCGAGGGCCTGGCAGCGGGAGCTGCCGAGCCCCCCGCCGTCTGCTGCCGCGTCAGCTTCGTCCTGCGGCCGCCGGGCCAGCCGCGCTCGCAGCGCAGCGCCGTGGTCCGGCGGAGCCGCAAGGCCGCTTTCCACCAGGACGTGTGCTTGGACGGGCTCTCGGAGGAGCAGGTGCGCCGCCTGGCCGTGCGCGTCAAGGCCGAGCAGCGGGGTCGCGGCCTGGAGCGGGGCCGCCCGCTGGGCCAGGGCGAGCTGCTGCTGGGCTCCCTGCTGCTGCCCTGA